Sequence from the Lentilitoribacter sp. Alg239-R112 genome:
ATGGAACGCATAACATTCAGGCGTCGATCATTATTATGTTCATCTGAAAGGCCGATGGCTTCCATAAGTCCATCAAGAATCTTGCGGTTGTTTACACGAATTACATACTGCCCGCGCTTAATTCCAAGTGCTTCCATCGTATCAGCCATCATCATGCACATTTCGGCATCGGCTTGCACGCCCGGTGCACCGACGATATCGGCATCGAACTGCATGAATTGTCTAAAGCGGCCCGGCCCGGGTTTTTCATTGCGAAAAACCCAACCTGAACGATAGGTACGATATGGCAGTTGGATTTCGTTGAAATTTTCAGCGACATGGCGAGCTAGCGGCGCGGTTAGGTCATAGCGCAGGCTCATCCATTGATCATCATCATCTTGCAGAGAGAAAACACCGGCATTAGGACGATCTGTATCTGGCAAAAACTTACCCAGCGCATCGGTATATTCAAACATTGGCGTTTCGACAGGTTCAAAACCAAAACGCTCATAAACTGTTTTGATTTTACCAAGCATCTCTTCGGTTGCTCTGATGTCAAACGGTGTACGATCAGGAAAACCACGCGGCAAACGTGCCCTTAATTTCGGTGCTTTCTTATTCTTTTTAGCCATAGGAAACTCTGCTGGAAATCTCAGATAATTGTAATTCGCCGCTTCGTACCGCATCCTGCCCGATGCAGCAAGCTTTGTTGTTGATTTTTGAACCCTTGAAATTGCTCAATATTAGCCCGTTGGACGCTTAAAATTACGCCTGGCTTCCTCGATTATTGCGCGATGATGGCACCCTTCAACGTGATCATTGACGATGCCCATGGCTTGCATAAAGGCATAAGCTGTTGTGGGGCCAACAAAGCTCCACCCTCTTTTCTTAAGGTCTTTTGAAATTGTAGTTGATCGCTCGGTCTTACCTAGCGTTCGAAGCGTTGCATAATCACATTTATCAGGTCGTTCGCTCTCATCTGGTTCCTGCGCCCAAAAATAATGCCCGAGTGAACCAAACTCTTTTTGCATCTCAAGTGCACGATTTGCATTATTGACCGCTGATTTGATTTTGCCCCGATGACGGATAATACCAGCATCGAGAACGAGGCGTTCAATGTCGTCTTGTGTAAAGGCTGCTACCTTTTCAATTTCAAAATTGCAGAATGCTTTCCTGAAATTTTCGCGTTTCCGCAGAATTGTGAGCCATGAAAGGCCAGACTGAAACCCTTCAAGACAAAGTTTCTCAAACAAGCGTTCATCATCATCAACAGGAACTCCCCACTCATTGTCATGATATTCAATATAATCGGGCAAGTCAGACGGCCACCAACAACGTGTTATTCCATCTTCGCCTTTAATTAATCCTTCGTCAGGTGTATCATCAGACATCACTCGATCCTCGCAAATTCAAATCATTTAAGCTTCATTAACTTTGTTTCTAAAGCTTCTGATAACCCTGACAAAGAGTTTATTTAAAATTCGATCAATTATCTTCATTGATTCATAATTTGGTATCCAAGCTAAGCGACAATTTCATTATATAGTAGAGTTATTTTATTTAACGCCTAGTAGTGAGTACGTTCAATGAAGTTTTCCCGAATTGGTTTGCTGATAGCAGCAACTGCGATTTTTGCTTCGCCAACAATGGCTAATGATCGCTATCGCACAAAACCACCTGTTACAGTGAGCCCAAGCTTAGAATCCACTTGGGTATTACAATTAAATGGTGGCCAAGTTAGAAGTCGCTCTGTCCAACGAGTACAAAGACGACAGAAGCAGCGTGTTGTTCGACGTTCATTGACTACAGGAGAACAACGAAGTGGCGTCGTCATCCGTCAGGCTGCTGTTGCACCTGCTGCCAAAAAGAAAGCGGTCAAGCCGCAACTCAGCGCTCAGTTCTTACCTCAATTGGTGAATTACGAGAGTGATAAGAAGGTTGGATCGATCGTTATCGATACCCAAACAAAACATCTGTATCTCATTCTTGGAGATGGCAAGGCACGCCGCTATGGCGTTGGTGTCGGCAAGCAAGGGTTTGAATGGACAGGTAGTGAAAAAATTACACGCAAAGGCGAATGGCCATCCTGGCGACCACCAGCTGAAATGATTGCGCGAGAGAAGAAAAAGGGGCGCATTCTTCCAACCCATATGGAGGGTGGACCACAAAACCCACTTGGTGCACGTGCGCTTTATCTGGGTTCAACGCTTTACCGTATCCACGGAACAAACCAACCTTGGACAATTGGACAAGCGGTATCTTCTGGCTGTATCCGCATGCGTAACCAAGACGTCGTTGATCTTTACGAACGCGTGAAGGTTGGTGCTAGAGTAACTGTTATATAAAGCTTGCCTATCATTTGAGCAAATAGGCAAATTTCAATCCTTTTGGAGCGCCGAAGTACATTCGGCGCTTTTTTCTTGCCGAAATTGATATGAAAGTCGATCAATTTTTCCAAAAATCTTACCTTCCCTTCTTGCACTTAGAGAAAACAATGCTAGTTTCTGATAAATCCAAATCAGGGGAGCTGAGGGCCATGGGTTACTCAAGAAAATTTTACGTTGCAGTAAGCTTTGTACTTGCAATGGTATTTGCAACACCACATACATTCGCTTTTACATATGACACAGGCCGAATTTTGGGTCTCGAAAACAGTACTGATGTTGTTCAAGTCGCTGTTAAAAAGAAGATGAACCCAAAGTTCCGTCGTCGCAATGTTCGCATAGAGACAAGCCAAAAACCTGGCACGATCATCATCGATAGCAATACAAAGTATCTGTATTACATTACAGGGAAAAACAAAGCTATTCGTTATGGTGTTGGCGTGGGCCGCGATGGCTTTGGTTGGGGCGGCACTGTCAAAATTGGTCGTAAAGCTGAATGGCCATCATGGACACCACCAAAAACAATGATCCGCCGCGAAGCAGCTAAAGGCCGCAAAATTCCTTCATATATGAAGGGTGGCATTAACAACCCATTGGGTGCCCGCGCAATGTACCTCTACCGTGGTGGCCGCGATACAATCTTTAGAATCCACGGTACAAACCAGCCCTGGACAATCGGACACAACATGTCCTCTGGCTGCATCCGCATGGTCAACAAGGATGTTGAGCACCTTTATAAGCGTGCGAAAATCGGTACAAAAGTTATTGTGATTAAAGACGGTGCATCAAGCGCTAAATATTACAAACCTAAAAAGGGTTTCTTCGGCGCATAAGCTACATTGAAACTTAAGAATACAAAACCCGATCAATATTAAGTTGTTCGGGTTTTTTGTTATCCAGTTTTCAGCTTGGTCTATTTAAGCTCTTTTGGTTTGTTTCCACCATAAACCCAATTTAACAATTCAACCGTATGAATGATCGGGACATCTGTTCCAGATGCAATTTGTGTGATGCAGCCAATATTACCTGCGGCAATGATATCTGGTTTGGTCGACATAATATTGTTGACCTTCCGCTCTTTGAGCTTATCAGCAATTTCACTCTGCAAAATATTATATGTTCCTGCCGAACCACAACATAGATGTCCCTCTGGCGGGTCTTTAACGATAAATCCAGCCTTTTTAAGCAACGTCTTCGGATGGGTTGTAATTTTCTGGCCATGCTGCATTGAACAGGCTGAATGGTATGTAACCGTTAGCGGTTCGTCTATCTTTGATTCAGGTAACTCCATTTCAACAAGGAATTCGGTAATGTCTTTTGCGAGTGTTGAGACCTTTGCGGCCTTATCTGCATAGGATGTATCTTCGCGCAGCATATGGCCATAATCTTTTATGGTTGTGCCGCACCCCGAAGCGGTTATGATGATCGCATCAAGACCGCCATTCTCAACTTCGCGCATCCAGACATCGACATTGTTTTTGGCCGATTGTAATGCTGCCTCCTCCCGCCCCATATGATGAGTAAGCGAACCACAACACGTTTCGCCTTTTGGAATGACAACCTCAACACCAATGCGCGTGAGAAGCTCTATTGTTGCCGCATTAATACTGGGACTAAGAACCGGCTGTGCGCAACCAGATAAAATGGCGACCCGCGCCTTTTTAACACCCGTGTTTTTACGAGTGCCAGGTTCAGAGGATCGTTGATCACTTGAGATAGAAGGTGGTGCAAGGTCTAGCATGGCGCCAAGCGGCTTCAATGGCTTTATAGCTCTAAACAGCGTTGCAAAAGGTCTCCCAAGTTGCGCGAAACGCAGAGCCAGACGGAAACGTTTTGGGTATGGCAAGATATTAACCAACAACGCCCTAATCATTCGATCTGCAAAGGGTCTGTCATAGGTTTTCTCGATATATGCACGCGCATTATCGATCAGGTGCATATAATTCACACCCGATGGACATGTGGTCATGCAGGCAAGACAGGAAAGGCATCTATCTAGATGTGTCACGGTTTTTTCGTCTGCTGGGCGATCATTTTCCAACATATCTTTGATGAGATAAATTCTACCGCGAGGACTATCAAGTTCATTTCCAAGTGTGACGTATGTTGGACAAGTAGCTGTGCAAAATCCACAATGAACACATTTGCGTAAGATCTTTTCAGATTCAGCGACATTTGAATCTGCAAGCTGGGCAAGGGAAAAATCTGTTCTCATTTATTTAACTCGCAGCTTTTTGAGACGTATCATGCTCGCGGTACATACGCCCTGGATTTAGAATATTATTTGGATCAAATTGATGCTTAATACGTTCCGACAATGTAGCAACAGCTGCGTTCTGAGGTTCGAATATGTCGACGGGTTCATCGAGTTCTGCACTCTTTTTAAGGAGTGTTGCGTATCCACTGCCCACTTTTTGTACAGCTTGTCTTACAGCGCTGACATTTCCAACGGTATTGTCTGCAATCCAAACCAGACCACCCTGCCAGTCGTAAAATGCATCTATATCTGACATATTACTTAACTCAGCGACGACCTTATACCCATCACTTGGCGCAACAGATACTTTCCAAATCGAGGCCTTGGCCCGTTCATGAAATGGCTTAACGTTCGACATCTCCGTCCAAAGTGCCGCGGAATTTGATGTGTCAAGGAACGATATATCACCATATTTGTGCATAATGGCTTGTAACTTTTCTTTCCGTACTTTGACTGATAGCTCCAATCCTTCGAGACGCAACATGGTCATGGATTTTCCTGAGAACTTGCCATCTAGAACTGTATTCGACAATGACTGAGGAAGATGGGCAGCGGCTGATACTTCCACAGATTGCGCCATTGCTAATGCCATAGCTTCTGTCGCTTCACGATCACCTAAACCGTGAATTATGATTGTTGTGGCCACTTCCTGCTTTGGCAGCACCTTAAATGTGACATCACGCATAATACCTAAAGTTCCCCATGACCCTGCCAAAAACTTAACCAGATCCAGACCAGTAACGTTTTTCATCACCTTGCCACCAGTTTTGATTAACTGACCTTTTCCATTAACGAAATTTATGCCCAGCAAACCGTCTCGTGCTGCACCTGCAACCAGGCGGCGCGAACCGGACAGGTTTGCAGCGAAAATGCCACCCATAGTTTGGTTGCCTGTTGTTCCCAAAAGAATGGAATAATCTGCAGGTTCAAATGCTAGCATCTGATTGTTCTCATCCAATGCAGCCTTCACCAGATCTAAAGATGTTCCCGCATTTGCCGACATCACCAGTTCAGATGCTGTATATTCCACAATGCCAGATAGCTGGGACAGCTCTAGCTGGATATCAGACGCAACATTATAACCAATGGGCCTCTTAGTTCCTGCGCCTCTGATCTCAATTGCCTCAACATCTCTGTAAGCTTGAGCAACGACCTCAACCAATTCTTCCGATGATGTTGGTGCGACTATATTTTGCATGGTCATTCCCCTCCCCTTACGTCGAGTGGAAACACTTTTGAGGGATTGAATATCCATTTCGGATCAAAAGCTGCACGCACATTCATCTGTTGATCAAGATCAGCTTGGCTATATTGATGTGTCATCAAATCCCGTTTTTCGATCCCAACACCATGCTCTCCAGTTAGGCAACCACCAGCATCCACACAAAGCTTGAGAATATCCATACCTGCTTGCTCAGCCTTTATGCTCTCTTCAGGATCATTCATGTTAAACAGAATAAGAGGGTGCATATTGCCATCGCCTGCATGGAAAACATTCGCAACACGCAGACCATATTTCTTTACGATCTCAGCTGTCTGTTCCAGCACATAAGATAATTGACCAAGCGGTACCGTTCCATCCATGCACATGTAATCCGCAATTCGGCCTGTTGCACCAAAGGCAGATTTTCGCCCTTTCCAGATCAATGCAGCTTCAAAAGCAGATTGACTTTCTTTAACCGTTTTAACGTTGTGTTGTTTGGCAATTTCAATGATTTTATCAAGCATATCCTGCATTTCGGCATCTGACCCCTCAACTTCGACAATTAGGAGAGCTTCAACATCGAGAGGATACCCCGCACCTGCAAATGCCTCACAAATTTCAATTGCTAGCTTATCCATATATTCGATTGCGACAGGAATGATACCGGCGCCAATAACATCACGAACACAACTGCCAGCATCGTCAGCAGTATCAAACCCGAACAAAACCGGTCTCGCGCCAGCAGGTTTTGCAAGCAATCTAACCGTTGCTTCTGTTATAATTCCCAACTGACCTTCCGAACCGCAGATGATGCCTAATAGATCATAACCGGACGCATCCAATGCCTTACCGCCCAGCTCTACGATCGTTCCGTCGAACAGCACCATTTTTATGCCGAGCAAGTTGTTTGTCGTCACACCATATTTTAGGCAATGGGCACCACCAGAATTCATGGCGATGTTGCCGCCTATTGTGCAAGCAAGTTGAGAGCTGGGGTCAGGTGCATAGAAAAAACCATCCGCATCAGTCGCTTGCGAAATTGAAATATTTGTAACACCCGCCTGTACAATGGCACATCTGTTATCAAGGTCGATTTCCAAGATTCTGTTCATCTTTGAAAGACCAATTACAACTGCATCTTCCTGGGGTATCGCACCGCCTGCAAGAGATGTTCCTGCACCACGTGGGACAATGGGAACACTCTGATCATGACAATATTTAATAAGAGCCGCAACCTGTTCAGTTGTTTCCGGCAAAACCACTGCCAACGGCAAGCGGCGATAGGCGATAAAAGCATCCGTCTCAAAGGGGACAAGTTCACGTTCATCTGTAATCAAGCAATCAACTGGCACAAGGTTAGCTAAACCATTTATAATCTGACCTCTGCGAGACATGATTTCAGCATCAGGCTCCAGAAATTTTATAATCTCAGTCATGGGCACCTCATTTATTGGTAAAAAATGTTTACCACATGATTTTGCAATTAGCAATCTCAACACATTTGTGCATATTATGAAAAAATAAATGATCCATATTGCAAATTTTGACGTAAAAAACTCAAAGTCTATAATTTCGCTCGCAACAGGGAATCGATCATGAACAATCTTGGTGATTTAGAAGTTTTTGCTCGCATGGTCTCTGCTGGCTCGATGTCCGCCGCCGGCCGTGAACTGGGTCTATCTCCTGCGGTTGTGTCAAAACGCTTAAGACGGTTAGAGGATCGCCTGGGTACCCGCCTTATGAACAGGACTACGCGACAGATTTCTCTTACCGAGGCTGGGCAAGGTTTTTATGAACGCGTACTGGCAATACTTGCCGGACTAGAAGATGCTGAAGCATTTGTAAGTAGACGATCGAATACAGCGAAGGGGACGTTGAAAATTTCAGCCCCGACATCTTTTGGCCGCATGCATATTGCACCTCATCTGAAAGCATTTTTTGAGCAAAATAGCGACATCCAGATAAATCTGAATCTTCATGATGACATGACCGATATCGTCGGGGAAGGCTACGATTTAGCCATCCGCATTGCAGAATTAAAGGATTCAAGCCTTGTAGCAAAGAAACTTGCGCCAGTCCGACGAATTTTGTGCGCAACACCAGAATACCTCAAAGACAACGGCACACCATCAAACCTTGCCGACCTTGAACACCACACATGTATTTCAAATCACAATAGCGATACATGGAAACTCGAGAATGAAGAAGAGATTTTTCATTTCCGCCCATCTGGCCCTATTCAAACAAACTCAAGCGAAGTTGTACGCGAAGCCGTTCTATCAGGCGCTGGCATAGCCCTTCGCTCTACATGGGATATCGGGGAAAGCCTAAATTCAGGCCAGCTTGAACAAGTCCTGCCTCAATTTGAAAGCTCGCGCCTTGTTGCTATTCACGCAATTTATGCCAGCAAAACTTTTCTCCCGTTGAAAGTGCGTTTATTTATAGACTATCTTGCTAACCTTTATGGCAACATACCCTATTGGGATAGAAATTTAGTGCAGGATGATCCCGATCAAATATCGCAATTTCGGTCTCATGCATAAATTCCTATAAAATTTCCGATTTATCTTTTTGGATAAATTAATTGACCAAAATGAAATGACTTGCTAACTTATCCACTAGGTTAGGGTCATGACAAAGAACATTTTCTCTCAAATATCACAGCACAAAACAGCTGATCAAGCGGCAGAGCACATTGAAGAGCTCATCCTAGAAGGAATTTTGCGGTTCGGCGACAAATTGCCTGCTGAAAGAGATCTTGCCGAGCAATTGGATATTTCAAGACCCGTACTACGGCATGCGATTAAAGATCTTGAAGCACGGGAGCTTTTATATACAAAGCCGGGTGGCGGAACATATGTTGCAGATACCACTGGGCAGGTTTTTTCAGAACCGGTGATAGAGCTTATTGGTCGGCACCCGAAAGCGACAAATGATTATCTAGAGTACCGTAAGTCAATGGAGGGCATGTCAGCAGAACTTGCTGCAAAACGGGCCACACCTTCTGATAAAAAGCTATTAGCCGGACTGGCAGATGCTATGCGGGCAGCACATCAAGACGAGAATGCCGAACAGGAAGCAAGCCTAGACATCGAACTTCACAACGCTATTGGCGAATGCGCACACAATGTAATTTTGCTTCATAGCCTTCGTTCTTGCTATCGACTGCTTTCAGGTGGTGTAATTTTTAATCGTGAGATAGTGCATAAAATTAAAGGTGCCCGTGAGAAGCTGTTCAACCAGCATATTGCGATCATCGATGCGATTAACACCAATGACCCTGTTCTTGCTCGTGCGGCGGCAGAAACTCACCTTGACTTTATAATCACCAGCTTCAACGAAGCGAACCAACTTAGCGAAAGAGAATACATCTCTGAACTACGGCTAAAACAACGATCAAATTAATCTACAGAATACTTCAATTTTGATATCAACCCGTTTAAGACTAAGGCAAATCCGTTTATGGAAACTACTGATAAAAACAAACCAAAAGTCGGATTATTTGTGACTTGCTTGGTCGATTTATTCCGACCAAGTGTAGGCTTTTCAGCAGTCGAACTTATTGAAAAATCTGGCTGTGAAATAGATGTACCGATGGCACAAACATGCTGTGGGCAACCGGCCTATAATAGCGGTGATAAAGCTAGCACTCGAGAGATTGCGATTCAAGTTCTCGAACTATTTGAAGATTACGACTATGTGGTTGCGCCTTCAGGATCTTGCGCAGCAATGATCAAAAAACACTATATCGAACTATTTGAAAAAGGTGACCCGCTCTATATAAGAATGAGTGCGCTAGCTGATAAAACCTACGAACTTATAAGCTTTTTGACCGATATTATGTTTGTAACCCAAACAATTGATGCGCTCGACAAAACAGTTACATATCACGATTCATGTTCTGGCCTTCGGGAACTAGGCATTGAAAAACAACCACGAAAACTACTTTCTGGCATCAAGGATTTGAACGTTGAAGAAATGAAAGATAGTGACGTATGTTGCGGATTTGGCGGCACGTTTTGTGTAAAATATTCCGATATTTCCAATGCGATCGTCGAGAAAAAAACGCAATCAATTAAAAATACCGAGGCCGACATGTTGCTCGCGGGCGATATGGGGTGCCTGATGAATATGGCTGGGAAACTCAAACGCGAAGGTTCTGATATTGAGGTTCGGCACGTTGCAGAAGTCCTTGCTGGAAAGCTCGACACTAAACCCATTTCAGGAAATTGAGATATCACATGGAACTCACATCTCACAATTTGAAACAAAACTCGCAAGATGCGCTCAAAGATGCGCAATTGCAGCGCGCGCTTAGCAACGTTCCCAAAGGCTTCATTCAAAAACGTATTAAAGCTACGGATGCATTGCCTGAATTTGAAAGCCTTCGTGACAAAGGGGTTGAGATCAAGAAGCATACTCTGGCACACCTGGATTTATATTTGGAAGCCTATGAGAAAAAGGTAATCGAAAATGGAGGTCATGTTCACTGGGCAAAGACGGCAGAAGACGCGCGAAGAATAGCGCTTGAAATTTGCCAGAAACACAATGCTAAAACGGTGACTAAAGGTAAATCCATGATTACCGAAGAGGTTGAGCTTAACGAGCACCTTTTAGAACATGGAATTGAACCGGTTGAGACCGATCTTGGCGAGTACATCATTCAACTGCGGAATGAAAAACCAAGTCACATCATTGCACCTGCGATCCATGTCAATCAAAGTCAGGTGGAAGAAGATTTCAGACGCGAACATACTCACCTTGACCCCGAACGCGACATGTCAGAGCCGGAATCTCTTCTTGCGGAAGCACGTGAAGTCCTAAGGCAGCGCTATTTTGATGCAGATATTGGATTTACAGGTGCTAATTTTTTAATCGCAGAAACCGGTTCTTCAGTCATCGTGACGAATGAGGGGAATGGTGATCTTACACAGACACTTGGCAAAGTTCATGTGGTCATGGCTTCCATTGAAAAAGTTGTTCCGACGCTTGAAGATTGCAGCCAGATCTTGCGTATTCTTGCCCGTTCTGCAACAGGGCAGGACATGTCAGTTTACACGACACTTTCTACAGGTCCAAAACGGGAGGATGATCTTGATGGTCCAGAAGAATATCACGTTATACTTCTTGATAATGGCCGCACTGATATGCTTGGAACTGAGTTTGAAGATATGCTTCGTTGCATTAGATGCGGCGCTTGCCTAAATCATTGCCCTGTATATCACGCAATTGGCGGGCATGCCTATGGATCGATTTACCCGGGACCCATGGGGTCTGTTCTAACACCATCGTTGGAAGGTGTGGAAAAGGGTGGAACGCTACCCAATGCATCAACCTTTTGTGGACGATGCGAAGCTATTTGCCCTATGCGTATTCCTCTCCCAAAAATGATGCGGCATTGGCGTGAAAAAGAATTTGAAAATCATCTCCAAACCAAAACCGCGCGATATGGACTTTCGGTTTGGGCATATCTCGTTAAGCGACCAAAGATTTATCGAACGCTTATGTCATTTGCGATGCCTATTCTTTCGCTGTTTGGAGGTTCCAAACAGCGTATAACTAGCATGCCAATGTTGGGAGCGTGGACCCGCCACAGAGAGTTTCCTGCACCAGAAGGACGAACCTTTATGCAAGATTGGAACCAGCGCGAAGCGTTAAAGCAGAGTGCAAGCTCATGAATGATATTCGCGATAGCATCTTGGGTAGTCTCCGTACGACACTTGCCCAAAGGGCAAGCATCGAAACACGCAAAACGATGATGGAAAACAGGCTTAAGAATAAACCATCGGGTATCATTCCCAAAAGAGGTCAGTTGAAGGCTGAGGAGCGTATTGAACTATTTGTCAAAATGGCAAGTGATGCGCAAACCGTTGTTACGCGCGTTGCTAAATATACCGATATTCCAAAGGATGTTGTAACTTATCTTCGTGCGCATAATCTTCCCTTCTCGGTCTGCTCTGGACATGATAAACGGCTTGCAAAGGCAAAATGGGCAAGTGAGCCAAATTTGGAAGTTGAAAAGCGAGCTAGCGATGGCGGTGATTTGGTCGGAATTAGCCATGCGACATCTGCCATTGCAGAAAGTGGAACCCTGCTTCTGACGTCTGGCAAAGACAATCCAACAACCATCAACTTCCTTGCCGATCATCATATAGTGATCTTAAATGCCAAGGACATCAAAGGTGATTTGGAATCTGCACTTGGTAAGCTTAAGAAAAATGCTGATGGAAGTACCGAAATGCCACGCGCCATTAACCTAATTACTGGTCCCTCACGTTCTGGAGATATTGAGCAGAAATTACTACTAGGTGCCCATGGACCAAGAGCCCTCAAAATCGTAATCGTTGGGTAGTACCTAACTACAGCTTAGTTCAATTTAAGCCCTTCTTCTCGAAGCCTTGCGGTTGCCAGAACTGAACTCAGTACGATTTTTTGAAAGCATAGCAATAACGCCAAATGCGGGTATAGGTTTGCAAAATGCGAACCCTTGAAGGAGGTCACACCCCATATCTGCCAGAATATCTGCGTGCTTTAAACTCTCAACACCTTCTGCCACAACGGCAACTTTAAAAGGGCGACTAAGTTGAATAATACTCTTAACCAAGTTCCGTTGATCTTCGCTCTCAACAATCGGGAAGATAAACTCCCTATCGATTTTCAAGCGTTTTGGCTTCAAATATTGAAGAGATAAAATCGATGCATGCCCGGTTCCAAAATCATCAATCTCAATATCAAATCCAAGTTCCTTAAGTGCTTCAACATTCTCAATAATCTGCGTTGAATCTCTATTGATGTCTACCGTCTCGGTAATTTCAAAACTTAAGCTCCCGCGAGGAATTTTCAGCTTTTTAATCGAGCTAATAAAATTTGGATTGCCAATAGAACTAACATTTAAATTGATCGCGACACTTTTAACGGGGCAGTTCTTGTCTATCTTCCACATCGACAAATCACTCAAAGCGGCCTGCATCATCATCTTATCAATCTGCTCACCAAATCCCATATCAATAGCTTCTTCTAAAAAATCTGCCGGTGGCAACACTCCTCTTGTTGGATGGCGCCACCTTACCAATGCTTCAGCACTGATTATTTCGCGACTTTGCGCATCAAATTGAAGTTGATAATAGGGTATGAACTCTCGGCGATTAATGGCCGAAGCAATTTCTTCGCGCAAACTTATTTTATGTTGGTGCGATGAAAAAATCTTATCGGTAAATAGCTCAAAACGGCAACCACCAAGTTGTTTTGCTTGATACAATGCCATATCAGCATTCACTAGAATATCGCTTACATCAAGTTCCATTGTGGGTGAACTCAAGTAAACTAAGTCCGCACCTATACTTGCGCTAACGTCGCAACGCTGACCTTCAAACAAGATAGGCTGTGAAAGACTATCGACAAGCGTTTTTGAAAATGCTGATAACTTTTCTTTCCCAACGGCTTCACTCGACAAGATTACAAACTCGTCACCACCAATACGTGCCACAAAGTCGGTAGGTGCAAGACAGCTTCTAATCTTATCTGCAATACGTTCCAACACGTGATCGCCAGCCTTATGGCCCATCGTGTCATTAACCTGCTTAAATCGATCTAGATCAATATGTAATATTGCCAACTCAGAACTGTAATCTTTCTGACTACCCACCCGTCTTTGCAATTCTTCTTTCAGGTAACGCCTATTCGCTAACCCCGTGAGAGCATCATGCAGTGCATCATGGCCAATTTGTTCATAGGCAATTCTAATTTTTTGGTTCTGTGTGCTTAAATTTTTTACAAGTGCACGCATTTTTTGCTTCTGTTTTGCGCTGCGTAAATAATAATATGAACTGACCAAATGAGCCGGCCAAAATATGAAAATTGCCTCCATCAATAATAAGACCATAGCAATCGAATAGAACCAATTATTGATGGAATGAGCATAATCTGCGCGATGCTTCTCAGCCACTTTAAGTATTGTCTCCAGCCTATCATGTCGTGCATTTAGCCGCGCACCGACATCAGGGGACTGTGTAAATTTCGCAGTTTGG
This genomic interval carries:
- a CDS encoding FAD-linked oxidase C-terminal domain-containing protein, giving the protein MTEIIKFLEPDAEIMSRRGQIINGLANLVPVDCLITDERELVPFETDAFIAYRRLPLAVVLPETTEQVAALIKYCHDQSVPIVPRGAGTSLAGGAIPQEDAVVIGLSKMNRILEIDLDNRCAIVQAGVTNISISQATDADGFFYAPDPSSQLACTIGGNIAMNSGGAHCLKYGVTTNNLLGIKMVLFDGTIVELGGKALDASGYDLLGIICGSEGQLGIITEATVRLLAKPAGARPVLFGFDTADDAGSCVRDVIGAGIIPVAIEYMDKLAIEICEAFAGAGYPLDVEALLIVEVEGSDAEMQDMLDKIIEIAKQHNVKTVKESQSAFEAALIWKGRKSAFGATGRIADYMCMDGTVPLGQLSYVLEQTAEIVKKYGLRVANVFHAGDGNMHPLILFNMNDPEESIKAEQAGMDILKLCVDAGGCLTGEHGVGIEKRDLMTHQYSQADLDQQMNVRAAFDPKWIFNPSKVFPLDVRGGE
- a CDS encoding (Fe-S)-binding protein; translation: METTDKNKPKVGLFVTCLVDLFRPSVGFSAVELIEKSGCEIDVPMAQTCCGQPAYNSGDKASTREIAIQVLELFEDYDYVVAPSGSCAAMIKKHYIELFEKGDPLYIRMSALADKTYELISFLTDIMFVTQTIDALDKTVTYHDSCSGLRELGIEKQPRKLLSGIKDLNVEEMKDSDVCCGFGGTFCVKYSDISNAIVEKKTQSIKNTEADMLLAGDMGCLMNMAGKLKREGSDIEVRHVAEVLAGKLDTKPISGN
- a CDS encoding FCD domain-containing protein, which gives rise to MTKNIFSQISQHKTADQAAEHIEELILEGILRFGDKLPAERDLAEQLDISRPVLRHAIKDLEARELLYTKPGGGTYVADTTGQVFSEPVIELIGRHPKATNDYLEYRKSMEGMSAELAAKRATPSDKKLLAGLADAMRAAHQDENAEQEASLDIELHNAIGECAHNVILLHSLRSCYRLLSGGVIFNREIVHKIKGAREKLFNQHIAIIDAINTNDPVLARAAAETHLDFIITSFNEANQLSEREYISELRLKQRSN
- a CDS encoding LysR family transcriptional regulator, encoding MNNLGDLEVFARMVSAGSMSAAGRELGLSPAVVSKRLRRLEDRLGTRLMNRTTRQISLTEAGQGFYERVLAILAGLEDAEAFVSRRSNTAKGTLKISAPTSFGRMHIAPHLKAFFEQNSDIQINLNLHDDMTDIVGEGYDLAIRIAELKDSSLVAKKLAPVRRILCATPEYLKDNGTPSNLADLEHHTCISNHNSDTWKLENEEEIFHFRPSGPIQTNSSEVVREAVLSGAGIALRSTWDIGESLNSGQLEQVLPQFESSRLVAIHAIYASKTFLPLKVRLFIDYLANLYGNIPYWDRNLVQDDPDQISQFRSHA
- a CDS encoding LutB/LldF family L-lactate oxidation iron-sulfur protein; protein product: MELTSHNLKQNSQDALKDAQLQRALSNVPKGFIQKRIKATDALPEFESLRDKGVEIKKHTLAHLDLYLEAYEKKVIENGGHVHWAKTAEDARRIALEICQKHNAKTVTKGKSMITEEVELNEHLLEHGIEPVETDLGEYIIQLRNEKPSHIIAPAIHVNQSQVEEDFRREHTHLDPERDMSEPESLLAEAREVLRQRYFDADIGFTGANFLIAETGSSVIVTNEGNGDLTQTLGKVHVVMASIEKVVPTLEDCSQILRILARSATGQDMSVYTTLSTGPKREDDLDGPEEYHVILLDNGRTDMLGTEFEDMLRCIRCGACLNHCPVYHAIGGHAYGSIYPGPMGSVLTPSLEGVEKGGTLPNASTFCGRCEAICPMRIPLPKMMRHWREKEFENHLQTKTARYGLSVWAYLVKRPKIYRTLMSFAMPILSLFGGSKQRITSMPMLGAWTRHREFPAPEGRTFMQDWNQREALKQSASS